Below is a genomic region from Rosa chinensis cultivar Old Blush chromosome 5, RchiOBHm-V2, whole genome shotgun sequence.
CTTGTGTTAACATTCAAAGCTTGAAATCATGTATTGAATTTTCTTTGATGCTTTACCTCTCTATGAACAGCATGTACTGGAGCATGGAAAGCCACATGAGCGTTCTGCTATAATAAAGGAATTAGCTGGGAAGATAGTCCAAATGAGTCAACAGAAGTTTGCCTCTAATGTTGTAGAGAAATGCTTAGCTTTTGGTGGTCCTGCTGAAAGGGAATTACTAGTGAATGAGATGCTTGGCACTACTGATGAAAATGAGCCTCTTCAGGTTAGTCGTACTTCTGTTCTTATTACAAACTTCTATGTATTCATAAAAGTCATGGAATGTAAAGGATAATTAAGGTGTGAAACAAGTAGAGGTAGGATTTTGTGGAATGTAATGGATTTTGGATTTGCAGAAATTCTCACCATGGGAAACTTGATTTAGAACCTTGTGCTTTGTAACCAGATGTGTTAAACCCTGAAATTTGGAACATTTGTCATTTGGGATTTAGTTTTTATATACATTAAGGGAATGAGTATACAATTAGAaactttttttaaattattatttttcaatacAATACAATGACACACTTAGGTTTCTGAGAATCCATGCTCGTATGCATGGTTCTGTATGTTGATTGCATCTTGACACACACATAGATTTTTCTTTCCTGAATCTCGGCTTGATGTCCTTTTAATGATTGATTGGTTTGTATGTACAGGCAATGATGAAAGATCAGTTTGCAAACTACGTTGTACAGAAAGTGTTGGAGACTTGTGATGACCAACAACGCGAGCTGATTCTTTCACGAATTAAAGTTCATTTGAATGCATTGAAGAAATACACTTACGGGAAGCATATCGTGGCTCGTGTAGAAAAACTTGTTGCTGCTGGGggtacttcttctttttctctttgccATTTAATTTTATAGCTATGCTCTATATTTTATGTAGAAGTATACACATTTGAAAATACACAAGGCAGATGTCTGCATTTCACTCCTATTCCATAGATATCAAATGAGTTCATGTATAATATCTGAACTGATGACTTGATACTTTCATTCCATCACCCTTTAATTCTAGATTATGAAATTTTTTGAAGTTGGAAATTCAGTTTATGGATTTTTTTTGGGTTGGTTTTTATAATATATTAATCCGTACTTGGTTAAATTGTTTCAGAAAGGAGAGTTGCTGCTGCTCAGTTGGCTCCTCACCCTGCTTAGGCGGCGTAGGAAAGAAAGTTGTTTGTACAGCTAACTGAGGCTAGTGTGTGTTTCCCTCTCTCCATCGTTCGTATCTAGAAGCTCTGACTCTTACCTGTCTTTTTCAAGACAGGTACGAGGCAGGTTGGAAAATAAAGTTGTTGCTTTGTACTGGAAAACTGTACATTGTGTAGTTTAAAAGTTTATACATAGAGTCGAAGCTAGCTGAGGTTCAGATGTTGAATGTTCGCTCGCACCTGAGGCCCCTGCAAGAGGAGATAAATGCACTATACAAGTTTTTCTAAGGGTGTAAAAATGATTAATGGTGAGGTTAGTAGTCTATATGTTGACGTGACTGTACAAAAATGTTGCCATGTGGAGAGCTGTTCATGATTAGGCGAGGCCACAGTTTTTTATAATGTATGGTAATGACTTTGTTTTTTGGTTCTTCTAATTACATAAAGTACAATTTTCTATCCGATCAAGTATAATGATCAAGGGGTTATCTTATGTATTTGCTGCTGTTTTTTAATGCATCAATGCTCTTTCTTCCACAAACAGAGAAATTAATAATTCTCCCCTAAACTAGAATTTCGGCCCATTTTGAATCGATTTGATCCAATCTTGGTGCTTTGTTATAAAAGTTTCCTTTTGAATGCTTTTCTTGATGTTCAATGGGATCTTCAGTTAATGTTTTTTCAAAGTGAGATACTCCACTTTGTTTTTGTTGCCTAGTCTATTTGAAGAAAACATAACAAAGACTATGACTCTCTTTTGTACTTTCATGTACAGTCACTTTTGTGGTGAaaatttgggagattttcaaatTGACCACTCATCTGCAGTAATCAAATTGATCCAATATTTGCAGgtcatggattttttttttttaaaaatggaTTACATAAAATTTCGATGGAAACTTTGTTTTGATAGGGGTTAGAAGCATTTATAAGCAAGACACACAATTCTGTTCTTCACCTAAAAATCCGCCGACCCTCTTCAAGGTTCCCATCTCAAAATACGGGCTCTATTGAACTTCACACACCAAACATTCTGAAGGTGTTCGAAACTTCAAACTGAAGACAACATCTGAGCAAAAACCTTGAGACCAAATTATATTAGCAATGATACTTTCATGTTCAGTCACTTCTGTGGTGAaaatttgggagattttcaaatGCATAACACTATTTTATACAAACTCCCACATCCCAAAGAATACACCAATCTCCTAGAATTTACTCGGCTTTGGTATGTGAGAGCGAGCTTTTTATAGAACGTTTGCCAGAATTTTTCTAGATTTGACACTGGCTAGTAATGTAAAAAATCACTGCTTAGGTGAAATTTCAAGGGCTATAACGAATGAAAACCATATATTAACGAATGAAAACGCTGAAAGGTTGAGTATTACAACGGGGTATCTACTATTAACTCTTGGCTCATCCACAGTACTTTCAACTGTTTCGAAAACTTCATAATACAAATCAAGAGTTACAAAAATGTCGAAATGCTTACAGGAAGCAAGTGCTTACATTTTAATCATCTGCATCAAATTCAAACTCTTCAACCTTCTGTCCAAATCCCTTAGGCCCAGCTCTTGCTCTCAGTCTCCTCTTCTTTCCATCCTTCTTCTTGTTagcttcctcttctttctcaagcttctccctctccctcttctGCAAGTAATCTGTCACACCTAGGTACACAACCTGAACCCAAAACCACCCAAATTCTCAAAACCCACAAAGACTTTCAGTAATTTAAGCATTATGAACATGGTTTAATTGAGAAGGCAATCAAGTATTCTGAGTTTACCCCAATAGTGAGAATGCTGAGACCAACAAATGCAACAAAGAGAAGAACAGAAATGGTGACAGAGACACCATCATCACTAGTGGTGGCCACTATCTCCTGTGCAGTCTCAATTGGGTTTGCTTCTGAAGCCACAGATTCAACTGAGGTTGCATAGGTTCTCCAAATTAGGGTGCTTCTCTGGTTGATATTCTCATGTGGGTTGTGGAAAGTTGAGGTctttttggttgaaaaattggtTTGTGAGGGCAAAGGCAAAGAATTTGGTTTCTGGGTTCTGAGAAATTGGCAATGCTTTGGTTTGAGAATTGGGGGAAAAGTTGATGGGGATAGAGATATGGATGTGGTAGCCATTCCCATTTGCTACCACTTTGTCTATCTCTCTCTAGCCTCTCTGAAGTGTGAGGGGGTAAACTCTTGGGTACTAATCTAGTACACCATTGTAATGTGTTGTTCTGTTCAAATTTCTGTTGGGGATGAAAGGCCTATAATTAGTCCATCAGTGAAGGTGGATTGGGTCAACATTATTATGATCAATTTATAGGCCCAAAGTTTTATCCAAGGATGGGGCTCAAGACCTCAAGTAGCGTTTGCTTTTGTGTTGTTATAgcaaaattctttccaataaATTTCAAGATCATATTTTGGATAATAGGCGCCTAGGATGCTCGAttctaaaaccctaaaatttcaaCAACCTGTTTAGTCATCATGATAAACAATATAACAAGTTGATTCAAATCTGTCACATAATACAGCTTCATTTGCCATTTTATAAAGGTTAATAATGAATTGGTACAATTTACATCAATGAAAATTAATACTGTAACATGATGAAGTTTTTCTTACACTTTTAtgaaattagtttttttttttttttttttttttttttttttttttttaacaatgtacaacactgattcaaccaaccagAACGTTAATTACTTTCTTAcactcaaaaaattaaaaatataattgGTTGTGCGTTTGCCGACTCGAGAATCTAGAAAAAACTTATGATGTGTGACCACTACAAAGTTTTGATCATTTCAACAAGACAACAATGAAACTAACAGTCCAATCAACAATTGCatttatgcttttttttttttttttccatcgatcctttatgtggatgatagATGCCTAGATGGGATGTAATTGGTACTTTTTATAGAAGCAAATGAAAATGATGTGATATTCCGGCCCAATTAATATCAATGTGATACAAATACCGACAATTGAACATGCGCCATACACAAGTGGACATGTGGTGTGGTATCTGACACGTCACATCACCGCAAATATTTTTCTCAACATAGCCTCCTCCCTTCTGCACCGTACGTTCAGACACCTCTGATAATCATGCGTCTTCTAAAAAGCCTGCACCATGGAAGCCCAAAAAGTTGAACTGACAGCtgtccaccaacatctctctttCCCCCCACTTGTTTAGACTTTAAATTTATTACAAAAAAGACCCCAAAATTCCAAAAGTCGGTActtttctataaaacaaaattaTTCACTTCCCCCGAAATTACCAAACCGCCCTTCGAAAAGAGCACTCGCTTTGCTGACATGGACACCTCCATCAAATGACACACCTTTATTTGATTCTCAAACCCACGCCCCTTCCCGTCATTTCACATTCCGATAAACCATAATTATGGAGACGTGTCTCCAATACCCGAGCGAGTAGAGATTCGTATCAAAAGGCCGCGAGTGGGCGAGTGCGATATTTTAAGAAAGATCAAAAATATCTGGCTTAGTCCGTCCACGTAAGCAAGAGATTGAATCAGATTTTTGCACTTTTTCCAAACTTTTCCATCACCAAGTGCAAAAagtcacaaacaaaaaaaatcccccccttttttttttttcttttctctaattttatTTCTCCTCCGAATCTCACGAAATATCTTTGTATGAAAATCGATttgcttcttgttcttgttcttgttctcaGTCTTCGTTTCTCCCCTGAATTTTCTCTCCAATCGGATCTCGATCCCGACACGATCCGAATCCGTGACCCGAAGAATTCGA
It encodes:
- the LOC112166560 gene encoding uncharacterized protein LOC112166560, with protein sequence MGMATTSISLSPSTFPPILKPKHCQFLRTQKPNSLPLPSQTNFSTKKTSTFHNPHENINQRSTLIWRTYATSVESVASEANPIETAQEIVATTSDDGVSVTISVLLFVAFVGLSILTIGVVYLGVTDYLQKREREKLEKEEEANKKKDGKKRRLRARAGPKGFGQKVEEFEFDADD